A single genomic interval of Syntrophobotulus glycolicus DSM 8271 harbors:
- a CDS encoding RelA/SpoT family protein, which translates to MAKIKAAYRYAEEAHRGQLRVSGEDYIQHPLEVALILAELEMDDSTIIAAFLHDVAEDTERKLEDIRKVFGEEVEGLVDGVTKLGKLEYKSKMEVQVENLRKMFLAMAKDIRVILIKLADRLHNMRTLRFKTEQKQKEIAQETIEIYAPLANRLGIFRIKWELEDLSFRYLHPQEYYDLVEGIALKRKEREEQINKVIEHLKARLGEVGIEADIAGRPKHFYSIYKKMITQNKDLSEIYDLTAIRVIVETVNDCYGALGVIHTLWKPIPGRFKDYIAMPKPNMYQSLHTTLIGTLGEPFEIQIRTWEMHRTAEYGIAAHWKYKEGKKVESNLEQKLSWLRQLLEWQHDSKDAGDFMESLKLDLFADEVFVFTPKGDVVELPGDSCPIDFAYRVHTDVGHRCIGAKINGRIVPLDTKLKNGDIVEILTSKIPSGPSRDWVCLVKTSQAKNKIRQWFKKEKREENIVRGREGLEREARKLGMDPVISLKNDYLLKLARSFNFNGIEDLYATLGDGAITFKRALMRLKDEVLKNDPALEDEQPVLPLNESKMVSTTSQGVRVKGVDNVLIRFSRCCTPLPGDDIIGFITRGRGVSVHRRDCPELFSLSQEDQNRLIEVEWEDGMTTVYPVDIGVIGQDRARLVSDIMNVFMDTRTHVLTINAKVGKDRVARIQLKIEARNIEHLEFVLNKIRRVKDVTVVERI; encoded by the coding sequence CTGGCGAAAATAAAAGCGGCCTATAGGTATGCGGAAGAAGCTCACCGCGGGCAGCTGCGCGTTTCCGGCGAGGACTATATCCAGCATCCTCTGGAAGTGGCCTTAATTCTGGCTGAGCTGGAAATGGACGACTCCACGATCATCGCCGCCTTTCTTCACGATGTCGCGGAAGATACGGAGAGAAAACTGGAAGACATCCGAAAGGTGTTTGGGGAGGAAGTCGAGGGCCTGGTCGATGGCGTCACCAAGCTGGGCAAGCTTGAATATAAGAGCAAAATGGAAGTGCAGGTGGAAAACCTGCGCAAGATGTTCCTGGCGATGGCCAAGGATATCAGAGTGATCCTGATCAAGCTGGCAGACCGCCTCCATAATATGCGCACATTGAGGTTCAAGACTGAACAAAAACAGAAAGAGATCGCTCAGGAGACAATCGAAATTTACGCTCCCCTGGCCAACCGCCTGGGGATTTTCAGAATAAAATGGGAACTGGAAGACCTTTCTTTCCGCTACCTTCATCCCCAGGAGTATTATGACCTGGTCGAAGGGATTGCGCTCAAAAGGAAGGAACGTGAAGAGCAGATCAATAAGGTGATCGAGCACCTGAAGGCCCGGTTGGGGGAAGTCGGGATAGAGGCGGATATCGCCGGCAGGCCGAAACATTTTTACAGTATTTATAAAAAAATGATCACCCAGAATAAGGATTTAAGCGAAATTTACGACCTTACGGCAATCCGGGTGATTGTGGAGACAGTCAATGACTGTTATGGCGCTTTAGGGGTGATCCATACCCTATGGAAACCGATACCGGGAAGATTCAAAGACTATATTGCCATGCCCAAACCCAATATGTACCAGTCCCTGCATACCACTCTGATCGGCACTCTGGGGGAACCGTTTGAAATCCAAATCCGGACCTGGGAGATGCACCGTACGGCGGAATACGGGATTGCCGCTCATTGGAAGTACAAAGAAGGAAAAAAGGTTGAAAGCAACCTGGAACAAAAATTGTCCTGGTTGAGACAGCTTCTGGAATGGCAGCATGACTCCAAGGATGCCGGGGATTTTATGGAATCCCTGAAACTGGATCTTTTTGCCGACGAGGTTTTTGTTTTTACCCCCAAAGGTGACGTCGTTGAGCTGCCCGGAGATTCTTGCCCGATCGATTTTGCCTACCGTGTGCATACGGATGTCGGACACCGTTGTATCGGCGCAAAAATCAATGGCCGCATCGTGCCCTTGGACACCAAACTAAAAAACGGGGATATTGTGGAAATATTAACCTCTAAAATCCCTTCTGGACCAAGCAGGGACTGGGTATGTTTAGTCAAAACATCTCAGGCTAAGAATAAAATCCGCCAGTGGTTCAAAAAGGAAAAAAGAGAAGAAAATATTGTGCGGGGCCGGGAGGGCTTAGAAAGAGAAGCCCGGAAACTGGGAATGGACCCGGTGATCTCCCTCAAGAATGACTATCTTCTTAAGCTGGCCCGGAGCTTTAATTTTAATGGAATAGAGGATCTGTACGCCACATTGGGCGATGGGGCGATCACATTCAAGCGGGCTTTAATGCGTCTGAAAGATGAAGTGCTGAAAAATGATCCGGCGTTGGAGGATGAGCAGCCTGTTCTCCCTTTAAATGAAAGCAAGATGGTGTCAACCACGTCTCAGGGGGTCAGAGTCAAGGGCGTGGACAATGTTCTGATCCGGTTTTCGCGCTGCTGCACCCCTTTGCCCGGAGACGATATCATCGGCTTTATCACCAGGGGGAGGGGAGTATCGGTCCACCGCAGGGATTGTCCGGAGCTATTCAGCTTATCGCAGGAAGATCAAAACAGGCTGATCGAGGTAGAATGGGAAGACGGGATGACCACTGTTTATCCGGTGGATATTGGAGTGATCGGACAAGACAGGGCCCGGCTGGTCTCAGATATTATGAATGTTTTCATGGACACCAGGACGCATGTTTTAACGATCAACGCCAAAGTGGGGAAAGATAGAGTAGCGAGAATTCAATTGAAAATTGAGGC
- the recJ gene encoding single-stranded-DNA-specific exonuclease RecJ — protein sequence MKKVWQLQENSQTEYSGLDIGLTATTLSILQKRGINSTEGILDFLRPSLLDVHSPFLFQDMAAVISRIARAKENQEKILIYGDYDVDGITSTALLYKVFQKLGLDAYVYIPHRSEGYGIKKDVVEKAAQSAVKLIVSVDCGITAVEEVLLAAEIGIDFIITDHHEPQNELPASLAIINPKVPGSGYPFRELAGVGVAYKLVQALGQEFGQGAPADFCECAYLDLVALGTIADVVPLTGENRILVASGLRQMKNTIHTGLRALLAECGLAARVPKAGQIAFIVAPRINAAGRLDTAKAALNLLLEENDEEALALAAQLSRENAHRQDVQGKILAEAEEMLDQEQLPDVIVLSSPDWHHGVIGIVASKLVERYYRPVFIIAEADGVGKGSARGISGYHVLKELQEQAGLLTHFGGHQQAAGFTLPIENIALLRKALNEGICSLGGELFKQKVAVDSEIMMEEIDLGLFAEIEQLAPFGMGNPAPLFVTKGVNIREACTVGKEKKHLKLRLEAAKQSVIEAMAFNIGESLESFQTAQTVDLVYNIDKNEYLGREKIQISIRDYDLVSERELDIVIRQSLFQTDAMPVLNRGILVRLYLELKNRAEKANPFLFEVQNKTEKSILKVFEEMGMLTVCGGAGPFLLKLNKVKDKLNLDHSLRYRVSNSPILDGKV from the coding sequence ATGAAAAAAGTTTGGCAGCTTCAGGAAAATTCTCAAACCGAATATTCCGGCCTGGACATCGGATTAACGGCCACAACATTATCAATATTACAGAAACGCGGGATCAACAGTACGGAAGGGATTCTTGATTTTTTGCGCCCGTCCCTGCTTGATGTTCATTCTCCGTTTCTCTTTCAGGATATGGCGGCTGTGATTTCCAGAATCGCCAGGGCAAAAGAAAATCAGGAAAAGATTCTTATTTATGGTGATTACGATGTTGACGGGATAACCAGTACGGCTCTGCTCTATAAGGTTTTTCAAAAGCTTGGGCTGGACGCTTATGTTTATATCCCGCACCGTTCAGAGGGATACGGGATAAAAAAAGATGTGGTGGAAAAGGCGGCCCAATCCGCAGTCAAACTCATCGTCAGTGTGGATTGCGGGATCACGGCAGTGGAAGAAGTTCTCCTGGCCGCGGAGATCGGGATTGATTTTATTATCACCGACCATCATGAACCGCAGAATGAGCTGCCTGCTTCTCTGGCCATCATTAATCCCAAAGTTCCCGGTTCCGGTTATCCGTTCAGAGAACTGGCCGGGGTGGGGGTAGCCTATAAACTGGTCCAGGCTCTCGGTCAGGAATTCGGGCAAGGGGCGCCCGCGGATTTTTGCGAGTGTGCATATCTTGACCTGGTTGCTCTGGGCACGATTGCCGATGTGGTGCCTTTAACCGGAGAAAACCGGATTCTTGTCGCCAGTGGTCTGAGGCAGATGAAAAACACGATTCATACAGGCTTAAGAGCATTGCTGGCAGAATGCGGTCTGGCGGCCAGGGTACCAAAGGCCGGACAGATTGCCTTCATCGTCGCCCCCAGAATCAATGCCGCGGGCAGACTGGATACGGCGAAGGCGGCTTTGAATCTGCTGCTGGAAGAAAACGACGAAGAGGCTTTGGCATTAGCCGCGCAATTAAGCAGAGAAAATGCGCACAGACAAGATGTGCAGGGAAAGATACTGGCTGAAGCGGAAGAAATGCTTGATCAGGAACAATTGCCCGATGTCATTGTTCTTTCCTCACCGGACTGGCACCATGGAGTAATCGGGATAGTGGCCTCCAAGCTGGTGGAGCGTTATTACCGGCCGGTTTTTATCATTGCCGAGGCCGATGGGGTGGGAAAAGGATCGGCAAGAGGAATCTCCGGGTACCATGTGCTCAAGGAGCTGCAAGAGCAGGCCGGTCTTCTGACTCACTTCGGCGGACATCAGCAGGCTGCCGGTTTTACTCTGCCCATAGAGAATATTGCCTTGCTGCGGAAAGCACTGAACGAAGGGATATGCAGTTTGGGCGGGGAGCTGTTTAAGCAGAAGGTCGCGGTTGATTCGGAAATCATGATGGAGGAGATCGATCTGGGGCTTTTTGCGGAGATCGAACAGCTGGCCCCGTTTGGAATGGGGAATCCGGCGCCCCTGTTTGTGACAAAAGGAGTGAATATCCGGGAAGCCTGTACGGTGGGAAAGGAAAAAAAACACCTGAAGCTCCGGCTTGAAGCGGCAAAGCAGTCCGTCATTGAAGCAATGGCCTTTAACATAGGGGAGAGTTTAGAATCATTTCAGACTGCTCAAACAGTGGATTTAGTATATAATATTGATAAAAATGAGTATTTGGGCCGGGAGAAAATCCAGATCAGTATCCGGGATTATGATCTCGTGTCCGAGAGGGAACTGGATATCGTGATCCGGCAGAGCCTTTTTCAAACAGACGCAATGCCGGTCTTGAACCGGGGCATTCTGGTCAGGCTTTATCTGGAACTGAAAAACAGGGCGGAGAAAGCCAACCCGTTTCTGTTTGAGGTTCAGAATAAAACCGAAAAAAGTATCCTTAAGGTTTTTGAAGAGATGGGTATGCTTACAGTTTGCGGAGGCGCGGGGCCTTTTTTATTAAAGCTGAACAAGGTAAAGGACAAACTAAATTTGGACCATTCTCTGCGATACCGGGTTTCCAACAGCCCCATACTTGATGGAAAGGTTTGA
- a CDS encoding LapA family protein: MIILLISIMITLVIVTFAVQNAAAVTVQFFLWTTNVPLVLIIIGSFFLGALIMFLLSITKDLRNKIQHNPIKIKESKNPADTRQNTPVQEERNNHKPDQAGPNQDGQIDKDKNDSEQNKNKS, from the coding sequence ATGATTATTTTATTGATCTCGATCATGATTACCTTGGTTATTGTCACGTTCGCGGTGCAAAATGCCGCTGCGGTGACCGTTCAGTTTTTTCTCTGGACAACAAACGTTCCGCTCGTATTAATCATTATTGGCTCTTTCTTTCTGGGCGCTCTGATTATGTTTTTGCTCTCCATCACGAAAGATTTGAGAAATAAAATTCAGCATAACCCGATAAAAATCAAGGAAAGCAAAAATCCCGCGGACACCCGGCAAAATACCCCGGTTCAAGAAGAGCGGAACAATCACAAACCGGATCAAGCCGGGCCGAATCAAGACGGGCAAATCGACAAGGATAAAAACGACAGTGAGCAAAACAAGAATAAATCATGA
- the ilvN gene encoding acetolactate synthase small subunit, with the protein MKHTLAVLVENKPGVLTHISGLISRRAFNIESIAAGYTEEPDMTRITIEVEADNEYELEQVVNQLSKLIDVIKIIDLSGKERIHRELALIKVSASPESRADIINIADIFRAHIVDVNKDTMIIELTGETMKIDALCELLKEYGIKEIVRTGKVAICRGALAAKEI; encoded by the coding sequence ATGAAACATACATTAGCCGTACTGGTAGAAAACAAGCCGGGAGTATTGACCCATATCTCCGGTTTGATCAGCCGCAGGGCATTCAATATTGAAAGCATCGCCGCCGGATATACGGAAGAACCTGATATGACCAGGATAACCATCGAGGTCGAAGCCGATAACGAGTATGAATTGGAACAGGTCGTCAATCAGCTTTCGAAATTGATTGATGTCATTAAGATCATTGATTTGAGCGGCAAAGAACGGATTCACCGGGAGCTGGCTTTGATTAAGGTCTCAGCTTCTCCGGAAAGCAGGGCGGATATCATCAATATCGCCGATATTTTCAGGGCCCATATTGTCGATGTCAATAAAGATACCATGATTATTGAGCTGACCGGCGAGACCATGAAAATCGATGCGCTTTGTGAATTGCTGAAAGAGTACGGAATCAAAGAGATTGTACGGACAGGCAAAGTGGCGATCTGCAGGGGGGCTCTGGCCGCCAAGGAAATCTAA
- the ilvB gene encoding biosynthetic-type acetolactate synthase large subunit, producing MKMIGAQALIACFRKENVDVIFGYPGGSVLTLYDELFLADFPHVLPRHEQGAIHAADGYARATGKVGVCVATSGPGATNLITGIATAYMDSVPIVAITGQVAVSLIGRDSFQEADICGISTPITKHNFLVKDVQELPKVIKEAFHIARTGRPGPVLVDIAKNVFAAELDFSYPEEISLRGYQPICKGDPSSVDAVFREMMKAQKPLFFVGGGINLSDTSDIMRKITAHTGIPVVTSLMGYGCVSPDDENFFGMIGMHGTYAGNLSTTEADLMIGLGARFDDRVTGLLAEFASKAKIVHFDIDPAEINKNLIADIRVVGDLRWSLQLLLEKVLEVPAELWARQVRPWKEQLLEWQKDKPLTYNKETRDILPQQVIERISELTDGKAVIATDVGQHQMWTAQFYQFKNPRTLLTSGGLGTMGYGLPAALGAQVGVGDKEVVCICGDGGFMMNCQELSTLADLNLPVKIILLNNGYLGMVAQWQRAFYNAHYAFSCMKTKTDYVQLSEAMGVPAVRIGNKEEFEQNFDKYFRTKGPILIELSIPETEDVLPMVPSGARLDQMIMGG from the coding sequence ATGAAAATGATTGGGGCACAAGCACTGATTGCGTGTTTTAGAAAAGAAAATGTGGATGTGATATTCGGATATCCCGGGGGGTCTGTTCTGACCTTATATGATGAACTGTTTCTGGCTGATTTTCCCCATGTTCTGCCCAGGCACGAACAGGGGGCCATTCACGCGGCGGACGGTTATGCCCGCGCGACCGGCAAGGTCGGGGTGTGTGTGGCCACATCAGGACCGGGAGCGACAAACCTGATTACGGGAATTGCCACGGCCTATATGGACTCTGTCCCCATTGTGGCCATTACCGGGCAGGTGGCCGTGTCCCTGATCGGCAGGGATTCTTTTCAGGAAGCGGATATTTGCGGGATTTCCACCCCCATCACCAAACATAATTTTTTAGTGAAGGATGTTCAGGAGCTTCCCAAGGTGATCAAAGAAGCTTTTCATATCGCCAGAACAGGGCGTCCCGGACCGGTCCTTGTGGATATCGCCAAAAATGTTTTTGCGGCCGAGCTTGATTTTTCCTATCCGGAAGAAATCAGCTTAAGGGGATATCAGCCGATTTGTAAGGGTGATCCTTCTTCGGTCGATGCTGTTTTCAGAGAGATGATGAAAGCGCAAAAACCTCTTTTTTTCGTGGGCGGGGGAATCAATCTTTCCGATACTTCGGATATCATGAGGAAAATCACGGCCCATACCGGTATTCCTGTAGTGACCAGTTTAATGGGGTATGGCTGCGTATCCCCGGATGATGAAAATTTCTTTGGCATGATTGGGATGCATGGAACCTATGCCGGTAATTTATCGACAACGGAAGCAGATCTGATGATCGGGCTGGGAGCCCGTTTTGATGACAGGGTAACCGGGCTGCTGGCGGAGTTTGCCTCTAAGGCCAAAATCGTCCATTTTGACATTGATCCCGCGGAAATCAATAAAAATTTGATTGCGGACATCAGGGTAGTGGGAGATCTCAGATGGTCGCTTCAGCTCTTGCTGGAAAAGGTGCTGGAGGTTCCGGCCGAGCTTTGGGCCAGGCAGGTCCGGCCCTGGAAAGAGCAGTTATTGGAATGGCAAAAAGATAAGCCTTTGACCTATAACAAAGAGACCCGGGATATCTTGCCTCAGCAGGTTATTGAGAGGATCAGTGAGTTGACAGACGGCAAGGCCGTTATTGCTACGGATGTGGGCCAGCACCAGATGTGGACCGCGCAGTTTTATCAATTCAAGAATCCAAGGACATTGCTGACCTCCGGGGGCCTGGGGACAATGGGCTATGGCTTGCCGGCGGCCCTGGGAGCTCAGGTTGGCGTAGGGGATAAAGAGGTTGTCTGTATTTGCGGGGACGGCGGTTTTATGATGAACTGTCAGGAGTTAAGCACCCTTGCCGACCTCAACCTTCCGGTGAAGATTATTTTGCTGAACAACGGCTATCTGGGAATGGTCGCCCAATGGCAGAGAGCTTTCTACAATGCCCATTATGCGTTTTCCTGCATGAAAACAAAGACGGATTATGTTCAGCTGTCCGAAGCGATGGGTGTTCCTGCCGTGAGGATAGGGAATAAGGAAGAGTTTGAACAAAACTTTGACAAATATTTCCGGACCAAAGGGCCGATTTTGATTGAGCTTTCTATCCCTGAGACGGAAGATGTCCTGCCCATGGTCCCGTCCGGGGCCCGGCTTGACCAAATGATCATGGGAGGTTGA
- a CDS encoding MBL fold metallo-hydrolase: MKMKLTILGRWGAYPEAGESTAGYLLQTDRGNYLLDCGSGVLSKAWQYITPGELKGVFLSHFHQDHKADLGCLQYAMKFALVFGWRQDRLKIYANKKEPHFPELFYDEYTAGIGVESGDSLEIDGLRVSFQETVHDGYNLAMRFEYGGKVLIYTGDMGPKSELTDFCRGADLLLGETSLFEEESGMVETHMTTKELALLAEKAQAKNLILTHFPHKGDLNRMPREASRYFSGAVRLAEIGDIHQI; this comes from the coding sequence ATGAAAATGAAACTGACCATTCTGGGGAGATGGGGAGCTTATCCTGAAGCGGGAGAATCTACGGCGGGCTATTTGCTGCAAACAGACAGGGGAAATTACTTGCTTGATTGCGGAAGCGGAGTACTGAGTAAAGCATGGCAGTACATCACCCCCGGTGAGCTTAAAGGAGTGTTCCTGTCCCATTTTCACCAAGATCATAAGGCTGATTTGGGATGTCTGCAATACGCCATGAAATTTGCCTTAGTATTTGGCTGGCGCCAGGATAGGCTGAAGATCTATGCCAATAAGAAGGAGCCGCATTTTCCCGAATTGTTTTACGATGAATATACCGCCGGTATAGGGGTGGAAAGCGGGGACAGTCTGGAAATCGACGGGTTAAGAGTATCTTTTCAGGAAACGGTCCATGACGGGTACAATCTGGCCATGCGTTTTGAATACGGGGGGAAAGTCCTGATCTATACCGGAGATATGGGGCCGAAAAGTGAATTGACGGATTTTTGCCGGGGAGCCGACCTTCTTTTAGGGGAAACCAGTCTTTTTGAAGAGGAAAGCGGGATGGTTGAGACCCATATGACCACCAAAGAGCTTGCTTTATTGGCCGAAAAGGCCCAAGCTAAGAACCTGATTCTGACCCATTTCCCGCATAAGGGGGACCTGAACCGGATGCCGCGGGAAGCGTCCCGGTATTTTTCAGGGGCCGTGCGGTTGGCTGAAATCGGGGACATTCACCAAATTTAA
- the secF gene encoding protein translocase subunit SecF produces MAAKDKFVKTRNKEKAADPVSPSTGSASYDEVKKAHRFYFNIVKRRYLWFALSLLMLIPGIISLFVQGLNYGNDFTGGALLDIKFTQAVTQASVTKALEEVGLQGDNVQLSQENTQAIIRTSFLDETKRSELLASIEKNAGPFHKDKIEESQVGPAMGAELRSGAVKALAVSAVLMLIYIAFRFEFVYAVSGIIALLHDVFMVLGIFSLFQWQVDAPFVAAILTVFAYSINDTIVIYDRMRENEKRLRKKDSFADMVDKSLWQTMRRSICTVATVLIALLCINIFGGESTKVFSRAMLIGVFCGAYSSIFVCSQLVVEIRARLKDKPQNA; encoded by the coding sequence ATGGCGGCTAAAGATAAATTTGTCAAAACAAGGAATAAGGAAAAGGCGGCTGATCCGGTTTCTCCTTCCACAGGCAGTGCATCCTATGATGAGGTAAAAAAAGCGCACAGGTTTTATTTTAATATTGTCAAAAGGCGGTATTTATGGTTTGCCTTGTCTTTGCTCATGCTGATTCCGGGGATCATCTCCCTTTTTGTTCAAGGGCTGAATTACGGCAATGATTTTACCGGCGGCGCTCTATTGGATATTAAGTTTACCCAGGCCGTGACCCAGGCCTCCGTTACCAAGGCGTTGGAAGAGGTTGGACTGCAAGGTGACAATGTCCAGTTATCTCAGGAGAACACGCAGGCAATCATCAGAACATCTTTTTTGGACGAGACAAAGCGGAGTGAGCTGTTGGCGTCTATCGAAAAAAATGCCGGTCCCTTTCATAAGGACAAAATTGAAGAAAGTCAGGTTGGACCTGCTATGGGCGCCGAATTGCGTTCCGGTGCCGTGAAAGCCTTAGCAGTTTCTGCGGTGTTGATGCTGATTTACATTGCCTTCCGATTTGAGTTTGTTTATGCCGTATCCGGTATTATCGCCCTCCTGCATGACGTTTTCATGGTGCTCGGTATCTTCTCGCTCTTCCAATGGCAGGTGGACGCGCCTTTTGTTGCCGCGATATTGACTGTATTTGCCTATTCTATCAATGATACGATTGTGATTTATGACCGGATGCGTGAAAATGAGAAAAGGCTGCGCAAGAAGGACAGCTTTGCCGATATGGTTGACAAATCCTTATGGCAGACCATGCGCCGCTCGATTTGTACGGTAGCTACAGTTCTGATTGCGCTTCTCTGCATCAATATTTTCGGCGGGGAATCGACAAAGGTCTTTTCCAGAGCAATGTTGATCGGGGTATTCTGCGGCGCCTATTCTTCAATCTTCGTTTGCAGCCAGCTTGTTGTGGAAATCAGAGCCAGATTAAAGGACAAACCCCAAAATGCCTGA
- the secD gene encoding protein translocase subunit SecD, giving the protein MKRGNFVKLIACLIVIALAVGFSISPLSNPESGIPLGLDLRGGVHLVLQAEPKADGSEITADDMDKAKAIIEQRVNGMGVSEPYIQVDQGKKRVIVELAGIQDPDKAVSLLKTTAKLTFRDAEGNILLDGSELKEAKATTETSSGVAKHVVQIKFTSEGTKKFAEITTKNLNKNIGIYLDEDMIQNPRVNSPITTGEGIIEGYASLEEAAQYAVLLRSGSLPVSMTIAEKRQVGALLGADSINKSMQASLYAVIFIFLFMLLLYRLPGLVANLSLIVFALITLWILKGFGTVLTLPGIAGFILSIGMAVDLDIIVYERIKEEIALGKSLRSAVDAGFSRAIMTVFDSNTTTLICAATLIILSGSSAAVKGFAVTLAIGILVSFVTAITFTRWILRLIVGINPRIPITWFGAKEGA; this is encoded by the coding sequence ATGAAACGGGGAAATTTTGTTAAACTCATCGCCTGTCTGATTGTTATTGCTTTGGCTGTGGGATTTTCCATCAGCCCTCTGAGCAATCCGGAAAGCGGTATCCCGCTTGGACTGGATCTGCGCGGCGGAGTCCATCTGGTCCTGCAGGCTGAACCAAAAGCAGACGGATCGGAAATCACGGCTGATGATATGGACAAGGCGAAGGCGATTATTGAGCAGCGTGTTAATGGAATGGGTGTTTCCGAACCATACATACAGGTCGATCAAGGGAAAAAAAGAGTGATTGTGGAATTGGCCGGTATTCAGGACCCGGATAAGGCGGTGAGCCTTCTGAAAACCACAGCCAAACTGACCTTCAGAGATGCGGAGGGCAATATTCTCCTTGACGGTTCTGAGCTGAAAGAGGCCAAAGCGACGACAGAGACTTCCTCCGGAGTTGCAAAGCATGTGGTGCAAATCAAGTTTACTTCGGAAGGGACCAAAAAATTTGCAGAGATCACGACCAAGAATCTGAATAAAAACATCGGCATTTATCTTGATGAAGACATGATTCAAAATCCCAGGGTAAACAGTCCGATTACGACCGGTGAAGGCATTATTGAAGGATATGCTTCGCTTGAAGAAGCGGCCCAGTACGCCGTACTGCTGCGCTCAGGTTCCCTGCCCGTGAGTATGACCATTGCGGAAAAACGTCAGGTCGGAGCTTTGCTGGGAGCCGATTCGATCAATAAGAGTATGCAGGCTTCCCTGTATGCGGTCATTTTTATTTTCCTTTTTATGCTGCTGCTTTACCGTCTCCCCGGTCTTGTGGCAAACCTTTCCTTGATTGTCTTTGCCCTGATTACCCTTTGGATACTTAAAGGATTCGGGACAGTTCTGACTCTGCCGGGGATTGCCGGTTTTATTCTCTCGATCGGGATGGCAGTGGATTTGGACATTATTGTCTATGAAAGAATAAAAGAGGAAATCGCCCTTGGCAAATCGCTCCGGTCAGCGGTTGACGCCGGATTCAGCAGGGCGATCATGACCGTATTCGACTCCAATACGACTACCCTTATCTGTGCGGCGACTTTGATCATCCTTTCCGGCTCTTCCGCCGCTGTCAAAGGATTTGCCGTTACCCTGGCCATTGGGATTTTAGTCAGTTTTGTGACCGCGATTACCTTTACTCGCTGGATTTTGCGCTTGATTGTCGGCATTAATCCCCGTATTCCAATAACATGGTTTGGCGCAAAGGAGGGAGCTTAA
- the yajC gene encoding preprotein translocase subunit YajC, which produces MDQNLIGTILWTGGLIGLVYFLMIRPSNKQQKEKRLMLESLRVKDDVILTCGIHGTVTKVKEETIMLKISTAAEIEVEKSALKAVTNREAKAEAVKA; this is translated from the coding sequence ATGGATCAGAACTTGATTGGGACTATACTTTGGACCGGTGGTCTTATCGGACTGGTATATTTTCTGATGATCAGGCCGAGCAATAAGCAACAGAAAGAGAAAAGGCTGATGCTGGAAAGCCTCAGGGTCAAGGATGATGTGATCCTTACCTGCGGGATCCACGGCACAGTAACAAAGGTTAAAGAAGAGACCATCATGTTGAAGATTTCCACAGCCGCGGAAATCGAAGTGGAAAAGAGTGCTCTGAAAGCTGTCACAAACCGGGAGGCGAAAGCCGAGGCAGTGAAAGCATAA